A region of the Dickeya chrysanthemi NCPPB 402 genome:
TCGTCAAGACGGAGTAACAGCTTGCGCATCAGCACTTCCAACTGATCTCTTTCACTGTCTTCAAGGGCAGAGCAAAGAATATGCAGGCTGCGGTGCTGAGGCGGCAGCAGTTCATCCAGAAAGGCTTTACCTTTCTCGGTCATATACAGGTACAGGCAACGGCGATCGCTGTCGCTCTCGCGCCGTTCGATCCAGCCGCGTTTTTCCAGCTCATCGGCGATGCGGGTGGCATTCGTGCGTGAAGAGCCAAGCGCTGCGCTCAATTCGGAAGGTTGAATGCAGTAATTTTCCTGCGATTCCAGCGTAATCAGCGCCATGAACAGGGTTTCGTTGATGTCCTGTTCTTTCAGCATCCGGTTGCGGTGTTCCAGTATTTTGGTCTGCATGTGCAGGAACAAACGCAGCAGCAGGACTTCACGGTAAGGGAAATCCGGGCGGCGCGAAGCGCGCATACGCAGCATGTCTTCAATTGGGGCGAATGAACTTTCCATAGATGTCAACCTCATTAATCACGACCTGCATAGTAACTAATGTTACTAATTAGGTAAATGCGAGAAACTTGTCGATTAGTGCTTATTTTGCCACTGATCGAAATGTGTGCAGGTGATACGGTCTGTCGCCGTTTAATACGTTGGCCAGACGCGACGTCGGTAAGCGCCCACTCAGTCAGGCCATCGTCTGAGCCCATTTAAAGGCAAGGCCGTAGCACAATGCGCCCAGCAACGTCGATAAGACGATGCTGCGGGTTTTGTAAAAACAAAGCGTTAGCAGGGTAAAGCCCACCAACGTCGGCAAGCGTCTTTCCACGTGTTGCAGCAGGTCCGGCAGAGTAGACACCACCAGTAGCGCGCAAATGGAAGCGATACCGATACTGTCGAGCAGCAGGGCGGTTTTGCCCCGTTG
Encoded here:
- the mprA gene encoding transcriptional repressor MprA — encoded protein: MESSFAPIEDMLRMRASRRPDFPYREVLLLRLFLHMQTKILEHRNRMLKEQDINETLFMALITLESQENYCIQPSELSAALGSSRTNATRIADELEKRGWIERRESDSDRRCLYLYMTEKGKAFLDELLPPQHRSLHILCSALEDSERDQLEVLMRKLLLRLDEMDQDGL
- the ygaH gene encoding L-valine transporter subunit YgaH; its protein translation is MNSSVLLIGLLVGTVNFLFRYLPLRLGGSRASGNLQRGKTALLLDSIGIASICALLVVSTLPDLLQHVERRLPTLVGFTLLTLCFYKTRSIVLSTLLGALCYGLAFKWAQTMA